TCGGTGTCGTACACGAGGAGTTCGCAGCCGAGGATGTCGGGGCCGCATCGAGCGTCGAGTCCACTTCGGCCGGTTCGTTCCCCGGTGCTGTCAGCGGCACGAGCCTGTTACCTGGCTGTGCACCCGCACCCGGACCAGGGAAGGGGGCTTCTCGCCAGTGTGTCGGGCAGGTCGCGCCGCTTGGAAACACGGTCCGGGGCTGTCGATCCGCGGGTGTCCGGTGTAGGGCTGTCCGCTGTCTCGCCGGTAAGCGTCCCTGCCAGGTCAGGCGGTGCTTACGGGAGACGTGCGAATCACAGGACGGCAGCGCTGGTCTCGCTCGTGCGTGTCGCTGTCGTCTTTTGTTGACCAGGAGAGCCCGTGGTGCTCGCCGGGTTGGATGGCCGGTCGCGGCAGGTCATCGCCATAGCGCCAGCGAGTGAGTCGCGGGCCGTGCGGGCCGCGCGGGCCCTCGCACCAAGTGGCAGGGGCCAGTGCCGACCACGACGTGCGGCAGGCGTCGCGGCTGTTCGGCGTTGCCTACGAGAAGGTGGGCGAAGTCGCGCAGGCGGCGATGGAGGCCGCAGAGCACGTTCGCTCGTTCTCCGCAGTGCTGTAGGGGGTATATTCCCACACGCGGCAGACCGTGGGAAATATCCTCGCCGGAATGCTCGGGCGAGTGCCGCCCGAGCAGCTGCACCAGGCGCGGGCCTGGATCCAGGAGTACGCCCTGCCCACCCTGGCCGAAGTCGGCCGGGAGTACCTCGGTCGAGCCGGCCGAAGTCGTGGTGCTGTTCGCGCGGGTCTGCGAGTTTATCGACGAGATGCTCGTGAGTAGCCGCCGTGCGCGCGGGGATGGACCGTGGAAGACGGGGCCGAGGTGCTCGGCCATTTCATGATCAAGTTGATCTAGCGGTACATCCCGCCGGGGACACCCACTGGAACGCCGTCCGTGGGGCACTGAGTGGGGCAGGACTCGAAGTTGCGGGGCACTACTCTCGCGCCACGGTGGTGCCCCACATCTGCCACGCACGGGCCTCAGTGAAGATCAGATGACGGTGATCGTTTTGGCATCCCGTCGCAGGTCAACGGGATAACAATGGAGGCGCCCCCGGCAGGATTCGAACCTGCGACCTAGAGATTAGAAGTCTCTTGCTCTATCCGTCTGAGCTACGAGGGCTCGAACGACACCGGGCACGTGCTCACGGCGCGTGCCGTGTCGTGTCAAGCAGACTAACGGTTCTCCCGGCTTTACGGAGAACCCACACGGAGGCTGTTGCCGAGACGGTATCGAATGGCAAGCCGATCATAATCCCGAGTGTTTGGTCCCAGTTGCCTGAATCTCTTTCGTTTCCCTGTCGCGGACCGTGTCACGGCGAGCTGAGCAGCGACGACGGAACCACTGGTGGCATCGTAGTCGCGCTTCGAGTTCACCTCTATGCGTTGCGCTTCCACGCTATCGAGTCGTTATGTCACGCCCGCTGTCGCCCCCTGTTTTCGCTCTTTCGGGTGGCTTGTGGATGCGTTGTCGGTTCCCTTCCCGGGAAGCGTTTCAGCGAATTGTCCACATGGCTACGAGTTGTGCACAGAAAGTGATAGGTATGTCGCTTGCCGTGTTCGATCCCGGGCACTCTGAGTGCGGCGCCGTCCGGCGCCGCGAAACCGAGACGACCACGCCAGAAGTGGTGGAAGGGCAGGAGCTCATGTACGAGACCGCTGTCACTCTTGTCGGTGAAGTTCTCAGCGCCCCCAGGACTCGTGAGACCAAACACGGCAACCGTGTCGCGAGCTTCCGCATGGTCAGCATCGCCCGTCGTTTCGACCGGGTGAACCAGTGCTGGGTCGACGGCGACCGGGTCCACGCCACCGTCAACTGCTGGAAACAGCTCGCCCAGGGGGTCTCCCAAGCCCTGGAGAAGGGTGACTCGGTGTTGGTCACGGGCCGACTGCGTACCAGGGAGTACGAGACCGACGGGCAGCGCCGGACCGCCGCGGAGGTCGATGCCAGTGCGGTGGGACTCGATGTGCTGCACGACTCCCGTTCGGAGGCCGATGGTTCGGAGACCGGCGGACAGCCCTCCGAGGTCGCCTCCCGCGAGTACTTGCGGGCCGTCCCGCCGTGTGCGAGCGCCACCGAGAACACTTCACCCCATGCGCTCGGGGTCTGACGTCCGAAACTGACCGGGGTGGCACGGCCCGGCCCGCCGTGCCACCGCCTCCCGTTACGTCTCGTCGTCCCGCGAAGTCCGGAAGCTCTTGTGGGGCGGACTGCGATCGACTTCGCCGGCGGCGTTCGAGTTCCGCGTGAAGCCGCGCAAGGATACGCCGAGTAATCACCGGTCCCTTTCTCGGTGGGGCTCACGGTGCGGACGCAGTGCAGACGACGAGCCCCGACACATCTACGATCGGAGGCATGGCCGAGTTCATCTACACCATGAAGAATGTGCGCAAAACGCACGGGGACAAGATGATACTGGAGAACGCGACGCTCCAGTTCTACCCCGGTGCCAAGATCGGTGTGGTGGGGCCGAACGGGGCCGGGAAGTCGAGCGTGCTGCGCATCATGGCCGGACTCGACCACCCGAACAACGGTGAGGCCTTTCTCTCCCCCGGTTACACCGTGGGCATCCTGCAGCAGGAGCCCCCGCTGAACGAGGAGAAGACCGTGCTCGGCAACGTCGAGGAGGGCGTTGGCGAGATCAAGGAGAAGCTGGACCGCTTCAACAGCATCGCCGAGCAGCTCGCCACCGACTACACCGACGAGCTCATGGCGGAGATGGGCAAGCTCCAGGAGGAGCTCGACCACGCCGATGCCTGGGAGCTGGACTCCCAGCTGGAGCAGGCGATGGACGCGTTGCGCTGTCCACCTCCCGAAGCCGAGGTTCGTTACCTGTCCGGCGGTGAGCGGCGCAGGGTCGCGCTGTGCAAGCTGCTGCTGAGCAGGCCAGACCTGCTGCTGCTCGACGAGCCCACCAACCACCTGGACGCGGAGAGCGTGCAGTGGCTGGAGCAGTTCCTGTCCAACTACGCCGGTGCCGTGCTGGCCGTGACCCACGACCGCTACTTCCTGGACAACGTGGCGGGGTGGATCCTCGAACTCGACCGGGGCAACACCTACCCCTACGAGGGCAACTACTCCACCTACCTGGAGAAGAAGTCCGAGCGGCTCGCAGTGCAGGGCAAGCGCGACGCCAAGCTGCAGAAGCGACTCAAGGACGAGCTCGAGTGGGTCCGTTCCAACACCAAGGCGCGGCAGAAGAAGTCGCGCTCGCGTCTGGAACGCTACGATGAGATGGCCGCCGAGGCCGAGAAGACCAAGAAGATGGACTTCGAGGAGATCCAGATTCCGCCGGGGCCCCGGCTGGGCAACCTCGTTGTCGAGGCCAACGAGATGAGCAAGGGGTTCGAGGGCAACCTGCTCATCGACCGCCTCTCGTTCACGCTGCCGCCCAACGGCATCGTGGGTGTCATCGGGCCCAACGGTGTCGGCAAGACGACCCTGTTCAAGACCATCGTCGGCCTCGAGGAGCCGGACAGTGGCCAGGTGCGGGTCGGTGACACGGTCAAACTCAGCTACGTGGACCAGAACCGCTCCGGTATCGACCCCAACAAGAACGTCTGGGAAGTCGTTTCGGACGGGTTGGACCACATCCAGGTCGGCCAGGTCGAGATGCCTTCGCGGGCATACGTCAGTGCCTTCGGGTTCAAGGGAGCCGACCAGCAGAAACCGGCTGGGGTGCTTTCCGGCGGCGAACGCAACAGGTTGAATCTCGCGTTGACGCTCAAGCAGGGTGGTAACACGCTACTGCTGGACGAGCCCACCAACGATCTGGATGTGGAGACGTTGTCCTCGTTGGAGAACGCGCTGCAGGAATTCCCCGGCTGTGCCGTGGTGATTTCCCACGACCGGTGGTTCCTCGACCGTGTGGCGACCCACATCCTCGCTTGGGAGGGTGACGAGGAGAACCCCGCGAAGTGGTTCTGGTTCGAGGGCAACTTCGAGGGGTACGAGAAGAACAAGATCGACCGGTTGGGCGCCGAGGCGGCACGTCCGCACCGGATTACCCATCGCAAACTGACCCGCGGCTGAGGATCGGAGAGTCGACTTGGCGAGGGAGCGCGGTTCGCGGACGAGCAACCCCGGCCACGAATTGGTGGATTCCGCTTGGCAGCTGCGCTGGCGTGTTCCCGAACTGGCCCTGTTGCTCGCCAACCGCGCGACCGCCTACGCCAGGCGAACCGGTGACACCGAGCAGCGGCTCCGGGCGGAGGCGATCGCGCTTTTCGCCGGGAACCGGCTGGGGCGTTCCGTGGCGGGAACGGAGCGCGCACTCGGTGCTTTCCGGGATGCTGAGCGTGCGGGAGCGTTCGACCCGTTGGAAAACCTTCGGGTCGAACTGGCGTGCTGTGCCCGTGGCAGCGGCAGTCCCGAGGTCGCGTTGCGGGTGTTGCACCCGTTGCTGGAACTGGAGCGCGTTCCGGCGCGGTTGCGGGCGCACGCGCTGATCGAACTGTGCGGGGCGTTGCCGATGCACCGCCGTGCCGCGGAGCGCGTCGAGGCGTTGGACGAGGCGGACCGGCTCTACGCCGCCGAGTCGGCCGAGGAGCAGGACACCACTCGGTTGCTCCGGGCCAGGGTCGCGTCCGTGCGGGCGGCCCACTACCGGGGCAACGGTGAGTTCGCGCTGGCGATCGAGGCCGCCGCCTCGGGACTCGACTTCCTGGAACGGCTGGGTGATCCGGCCGCGGACAGTGGTGAGGTTCGTGCGGGGCTGGTGCTCGAACAGGTCCAGTCCCTGCTCGATCTGGGAAAGCAGGGTGAAGCGCTGCGGTGCTCCGCCGATATCCTGCGGCAGCCGCTGCGAGCCGCCGCGGCCGCCCCGGTGGGGTGGCTGCGGCTCGCGCTGGCCACTCGGGTCCACCTTCCCTCCGGACACCAGCGGGCGGCGCTCGACTCGTTGACCGAGGCCCTGAGCGGGGCCCGCAGGCACGAGCTGTTCGACCTGCAGGCCGCCGTGCTCAACACGCTGTCGCAGCTCTACGAGAAGGCATCGGACCTTTCCGAGGCGCTGCGCTGCGTTCGCGATGCCTACTCGGCCGACCACCACTGGCGCAGAACGGTCGAGCGGGCCAGACTCCGCCTCTCGGAGGAGTTCCCGGCGCCGAAGAACTCCGCGATCCCGTCACAACAGTCCGGTGGGAACGCCTCCGCCCACGGGGTCGGGCAGGACCCGACCTCCCGTGGGACCCCTGCCGCCGCCGACACGGACTCGGCGCCGGAGGGAGAGGACGCGAGGCAGGAAGCTCGCCGTCTGATGAACGAGCTGCTGACCGGTGGTACGGCGCCGCGCATCCCACACTCCGAAACCGTGCGGCAACGACACGCGCGGGACGTCGCGGACACGCATGAGCCTTCCGAGGCGCGGCACGGGGCCCGGAGCTCCTCCGACGCTGCCGGGACGCACCGCTCCGACACCTCCTGCCCGGCGGAAACGAGCTCGGGGAGGCGGCACCGTGCTCCGGAGGAGGACGAGGAGAGCTTCCCGAACTCGGTCGGTCCGGAGGAGTCCGGGGAGCTCGCCGTTTCCGGTGGAGGTACTCGCTCCGCTCGGCGGGTCGAGTCGGAGCCACAACCGTCCTTCCCCGGCGCGGGGGAGGAGAAGAGCCAGACCGCGGGGGACTTCACCACTGGTACCGAGGCGGAGACCGATTTCGGTTGGCCGGTTACGGAACAGACCGTCGGTTCGTCGCCCGTGGCCGGAACGGACTTCCCGAGTTCCGCCCGTTCGGAGGACGTGACCACCATAATGCCGGTTATTCCGAGCGCCCCGCCCTCGGACTCCGCCGGGGAGCGGGAGGAGGAACCCCCCGTCCGGCGGCAGGCTTGGCCGGAGACCGACCCACATTCCAGTGACGTGGCCGATCCCTCCG
The nucleotide sequence above comes from Actinopolyspora erythraea. Encoded proteins:
- the ssb gene encoding single-stranded DNA-binding protein encodes the protein MYETAVTLVGEVLSAPRTRETKHGNRVASFRMVSIARRFDRVNQCWVDGDRVHATVNCWKQLAQGVSQALEKGDSVLVTGRLRTREYETDGQRRTAAEVDASAVGLDVLHDSRSEADGSETGGQPSEVASREYLRAVPPCASATENTSPHALGV
- the ettA gene encoding energy-dependent translational throttle protein EttA, with amino-acid sequence MAEFIYTMKNVRKTHGDKMILENATLQFYPGAKIGVVGPNGAGKSSVLRIMAGLDHPNNGEAFLSPGYTVGILQQEPPLNEEKTVLGNVEEGVGEIKEKLDRFNSIAEQLATDYTDELMAEMGKLQEELDHADAWELDSQLEQAMDALRCPPPEAEVRYLSGGERRRVALCKLLLSRPDLLLLDEPTNHLDAESVQWLEQFLSNYAGAVLAVTHDRYFLDNVAGWILELDRGNTYPYEGNYSTYLEKKSERLAVQGKRDAKLQKRLKDELEWVRSNTKARQKKSRSRLERYDEMAAEAEKTKKMDFEEIQIPPGPRLGNLVVEANEMSKGFEGNLLIDRLSFTLPPNGIVGVIGPNGVGKTTLFKTIVGLEEPDSGQVRVGDTVKLSYVDQNRSGIDPNKNVWEVVSDGLDHIQVGQVEMPSRAYVSAFGFKGADQQKPAGVLSGGERNRLNLALTLKQGGNTLLLDEPTNDLDVETLSSLENALQEFPGCAVVISHDRWFLDRVATHILAWEGDEENPAKWFWFEGNFEGYEKNKIDRLGAEAARPHRITHRKLTRG